A window of Shewanella mesophila contains these coding sequences:
- a CDS encoding carbohydrate kinase family protein: MTALLCFGEVLVDLLPIDALGTQHQPIAGGAPANVAVGFAKLGGKSLFAGGISTDDYGVMLQEALAQYRVDTDYLVSFDCAPTATVLVSLDSGGERSFSFNRNGTADMLFRSNHFDIIDWQQVDIFHFCSNSMTDDQSFAATFYGVHLAYSKSKLVSFDVNLRPSLWSDIKQMATRVERCYHYTHLLKLSRDEALYLADIHGISLEEYWQYCIELGVECILVTNGDKEVLCVTSHTQFTVAVPTVDVVDTTAAGDSFIAGFLYAIAKEIEFDLAYLSIKQRFESRDFLRSGIDFAARCGALTCSQKGAFPSLPHLELVAKFD, encoded by the coding sequence ATGACAGCATTACTCTGTTTCGGAGAAGTCTTGGTTGATTTATTACCTATTGACGCCCTTGGAACCCAGCATCAACCTATTGCGGGTGGTGCGCCAGCCAATGTTGCGGTGGGTTTCGCTAAGTTAGGCGGTAAAAGCTTATTCGCTGGTGGGATAAGTACCGACGATTATGGGGTTATGCTGCAAGAGGCTTTAGCTCAGTATCGGGTAGATACCGACTATCTGGTGTCTTTTGACTGTGCGCCGACAGCGACGGTACTTGTGTCATTAGATTCAGGCGGGGAACGCTCATTTAGCTTCAACCGGAATGGTACGGCAGACATGCTATTTCGCAGCAATCATTTTGATATTATCGATTGGCAACAAGTCGATATTTTTCATTTTTGTTCTAACTCCATGACTGATGATCAGAGTTTCGCTGCCACGTTTTACGGCGTCCACTTAGCTTACAGCAAATCTAAACTGGTTAGTTTCGATGTCAATTTACGGCCATCTTTATGGAGTGATATTAAGCAAATGGCGACGAGAGTAGAGCGTTGTTATCACTATACTCATTTGCTCAAACTTAGTCGTGATGAGGCGCTCTATTTGGCCGATATTCACGGGATCTCTTTAGAAGAGTATTGGCAATACTGTATTGAATTAGGTGTTGAATGTATCTTGGTGACGAATGGTGATAAAGAGGTGTTATGTGTCACTTCTCACACTCAATTTACCGTTGCTGTGCCGACTGTCGACGTGGTTGACACTACTGCTGCTGGTGATAGCTTTATTGCCGGGTTTTTGTATGCGATAGCAAAAGAGATAGAGTTTGATTTAGCTTATCTGTCGATAAAACAACGATTCGAAAGCCGTGATTTTTTGCGTTCCGGGATAGATTTTGCAGCTCGCTGTGGTGCACTTACTTGCTCACAAAAAGGTGCGTTCCCTTCATTGCCTCATTTGGAGCTTGTGGCTAAGTTTGACTGA
- a CDS encoding transporter substrate-binding domain-containing protein: MNYAAITKFYLTALIMLLTLSSAALANTLVVDISEPTQLTSGIATGYPPYQFTENERVTGFDADVARLIFARMGRSFTFQQAPWDTVLNELRFNKIDLIVGMEISEIRKRIFDFSAVYYHRQDVVFVLKENQNINKIDDLVNLFVAGDRHSELERLWKKLGILYRYRIISTSSKEQSMSMLQSGKISAAIMPKAVGLYLAKQRNIKIKIIEDSTPMTPVAVAVKKGNQALLNQINLALEQLQVEGEIEQLYQKWFSQSLPVMHKDTVNN; the protein is encoded by the coding sequence ATGAATTACGCTGCGATAACCAAGTTCTACCTCACTGCGCTAATCATGCTGCTTACGTTATCGAGCGCCGCGCTAGCAAACACTCTTGTTGTCGATATATCTGAACCCACACAGCTAACCAGTGGCATTGCAACAGGATACCCTCCTTATCAGTTTACCGAAAATGAACGAGTCACTGGTTTCGATGCCGATGTTGCTAGATTAATATTCGCTCGTATGGGTCGAAGCTTCACCTTCCAACAGGCTCCTTGGGATACGGTGCTCAATGAATTAAGGTTTAATAAAATAGATCTCATCGTTGGTATGGAAATCTCCGAAATAAGAAAACGGATATTTGATTTTTCGGCCGTTTACTACCACAGACAAGATGTAGTATTTGTACTTAAAGAAAATCAGAATATAAATAAAATCGATGATTTGGTGAATTTATTTGTAGCGGGTGATCGCCACTCTGAACTTGAAAGATTATGGAAAAAGCTAGGTATTTTATATCGTTATCGGATCATTTCAACGTCAAGCAAAGAGCAGTCGATGTCGATGTTGCAATCAGGCAAAATATCAGCAGCTATTATGCCTAAAGCCGTTGGTCTTTATTTAGCAAAGCAACGCAATATAAAGATTAAAATCATCGAAGACTCTACCCCGATGACGCCAGTCGCAGTGGCTGTGAAGAAAGGCAACCAAGCACTTCTCAACCAGATCAACCTTGCTCTTGAACAACTACAAGTAGAGGGAGAGATCGAACAACTTTATCAGAAATGGTTTTCCCAATCCTTGCCAGTAATGCACAAGGATACAGTTAACAATTAG